TGGTCCTCTCTGGCGTACGTCACCTTGCTGTCGTCAAAGTAGAACCACTGACCGCTGTCCTTGTTCCTCGCATAGCTggtgtctacacacacacacacacacacacacacacacacacacacacagagtgagtgGCGGGTCGGGAGCAGGGCGTGACCTCATCGTTAGAGGACCTACAGTGGCCGTCTCTGAGCCCTCCGTAGTGATTGGACACAGCGATGAGGTCATAGCGGCTCGGAGGCTCCCCATTGGACAgtttcctcaggaggaagccggagaagtCCAGGTCCCTGTCACGACACACAAGCTggtagtgtgagtgtgtgtgtgtgtgtgtgtgtgtgtgtgtgtgtacctgaggggGAACTCCACGGTGCTCTCCAGCTTCTCTCTGGTGAACTTGGTGTAGCAGAACCTCTTCAGGTGGATGATGAGGACCTCAGGCAGAGACCACAGGTCCAGCTTCTTGGTGGCCAGCTGGTGCTTCTTACACTGCGGGCAgtacctgaggacacacacctgtctgtcacATGgagggggcgtgtgtgtgtgtgtgtgtgtgtgtggtaccaggggttctcctcctccagggtcTCCATGGTGGTGAACAGCTTGATGCTCTCCTGAAGCTGCACCGTGGTCTGCTGCTGAGGAACCTCCATGCTGCCATGCTTCATGTACTTctactgaggaagaggaggaagatgtgtCCCACTTGTTCTCTCGCCACTGAAGCTTCTGTTAAGTCTCCGCGGTCACTTTGTCACTATTAGTATAGCCATAGTATACTATACTATGGAATAGTATATACGCCCACACTGACCTCGGCCTCGTGGTCATTGTAGaacctcttcttcatctccggGTCCCAGTCGATGGCCACGTAGCGCTGAGCTGCAGAGACGAGAAGCACCTTTACATTTCTGACGGTCTTTGAACACACCATGTTTCAGGAGTTTAAAATCATTTCTAATTCTACGATTTAAAATCTCTCTACAAATAaacgtgtgagtgagtgtgagtgtgtgtgtgtgtgtgtgagtgtgagtggctTACAGCTGAAGGACACGgcgttccccccctccccctcccccgtcccTCTCTCCGTCGTCCCGTTGGAGTTCACAGCATGGATGGTgaacagactcctcctcctcctgcgacACGCCTTCCTCTTTGCCTCTttgtcttctccttctccctctccttctccctctccttctccttctccctctccttctccggtCTCGCGTTGCGGTGGCTGCTCGACTGGCGGGTCGGCGTTGGGATgggtggctccgcctccggCGCCGCAGAGTGGTTCCATGTCGCTGTTGTCCAATGAGGGCTGCGTGTGGGTGACGGCGGGGCGGGGCTCTGCGGTCGTGGCCTCGTCCGATTGGCTGTTGGCCGCCACGTTGCCGCAGCCGGGCTGAGATGGACCGTCCTCCTCTGAGCAGAGCCAATCAGAAGCTCAAGTTATGATCAATAAAGatcaacaataacacacacacacacacacacacacacacaccgtcactgagGCCGTTGGTCTTatacagctcctcctcctcctcttcctcctcctcctccagctcctcagaGGGGTCGGGAGGTCGCACATagcgcctgcacacacacacactttactttgtatctgtgtgtgtgcgtgcgtgtgtgtgtgtgtatgtgtgtgcgtgcatgtgtgtgcgtgtatgtatgtgcgtgcatgtgtgtgcgtgtgtgtatgtgtgtgcgtgtatgtgtgtgtgtgtatgtgtgtgcgtgcatgtgtgtgcgtgcatgtgtgtgcgtgtatgtgtgtgtatgtgtgcgtgtatgtgtgcgtgtatgtgtgtgtatgtgtgtttgtgtgtgtatgtatgcgtgtgtatatgtatgtgtgtatgtgtgtgtatgtatgcgtatgtatatgtatgtgtatatgtatgtgtgtgtgtgtatgcgtgtgtatatgtatgtgtgtgtatatgtatgtgtgtgtatgtgtgtgtatatgtatgtgtgtgtatgtgtgtatgtgtatgcgtgtatatgtgcgtatatatgtgtatgtgtgtgcgtatgtgtatgtatgtgtgcgtgtatgtatatgtgtgcgtatgtgtgcgtgcatgtgtatgtgtgtatgtgtgtgtatgtgtatgcgtatgtgtgtgtgcgtgtgtgtgcgtgtatgtgtgtatgtgtgtgcgtgtatgtatgtgcgtgcatgtgtgcgtgtgtgtatgtgtgtatgcgtgtatgtgtgtgcgtgtatgtgcgtgcatgtgtgtgtgtatatgtgtgtgtgtgtgtgtgtgtgtgcgtgtgtgtgcatgtgtgtgtgcgcgcctcaCGCCAGCCTCAAACAGACACATGGTAGAGCTCCTCCCTTGCCAGCTCTCTGGGGACCCGGAGGAGTGCGCCCTCCGCCAGCCCTCAACAGGACATCTGGTAGAGCTCTCCTCCTTGCCTCTCTCCCTCAGGGCAGTGGGTGTCCGAACAAGGAGGTGCCATAGGAGGTGCTGCCGGAGCCATAGTCTCTGTAGTGGGAGCGCTCCCTCAGGTAGAGCGCCAGCAgcacctgctgctcctcctgcacctcctcctcctgctgctgctgctgctcctcctgctgctgctgccgcccacTCAGCTCGTACCTGAACGCCGCAGCGGGTTGAACACAATGACACTGtgttagagggggcgtggcttattgCCGTGGAAAcgatccaccatggaagaaataaccataATGTCTgccctatatataaatatattaatatatatatatatacacacacacacacacatttatatatgtatttaaatatataaataaatattttaatttatatatatttatttatatattaatatatatatattaatatatatatatataaatatgtatatatacattatgaaTGCACACAAGTAGAAAAGCTGGTCTTACACAAAGATGTCGTCTCGGTCCAGAATGCAGCTCAGACTCTCATCACAGGAGAAGATCTTATAGAAGCGATGGTTGAAGACATCAGCTACcaccatctacacacacacacacacacacacacacacacacacacacacacacacacacacacacacacacacacacacacacacacacacacacacacacacacacacacacacacacacacacacacacacacacacacacacacacacacacacacacacacacacacacacacacttttttattcaataaactaaataatagtaataataataagtaaatgACAAAATTATAACTGAAATAATAAAGGATTTGAAACACACCTGTGAGGGAGGAACGTTGGTCATCTCTGACAGAGCGGAGCAGAGGTCAGCGACACTTCCTGCTTTAGGGACCACCACACGAtgctacacgtacacacaccacacacacacacacacaccacacattaaCATGTGATATTTCACAGGTGTCCAGGAGCGCGGCGTCCCAGGTGAGCGGTACCTGAGCAGGCTTGGCGTGGGGGTCCAGGGACACAAAGAACACCTCCATGACGCGCTCCTtgctgacaggaagtgggacGCTCAGGTAGCAGAAGGGGTCGAAGGTCACGGAGACCTTGAGGCACTCGGGGCAGACGAGCGTGGACTTGAAGAGGCCGTGAAACGTGTCCACGATCACAGAGTCGTTGCGCCGCCGGTGGTTACGCCACGCCTCATCGGCCACTTCCTGCGGGACGGGAAGCGGGATTCACATCGGGTCGATCCGAACACGTCGAACCCTCGggtgtgggcggagcctctcgGCGTGGGCGGAGCCGCTCACCTGGTCCGGGCGTCCTTCGGCGTCCCTCAGTTCGATGTACTCTTTGTTCTTGACCCGGTTCAGGTCTTCGTGCAGCCCGTCCAGCAGGAAGGAGAGCAGCTCCTGACTGTCGTGCTGCTGGTAGCCCAGGAACTGGGAGGCAAAGTGGCCCACcttggtctacacacacacacacacacgtatatctaataaatatatataatatatatatataatgcatataaaatatataaatataacatatgaAATATAATGTCTAATATTGTATACcctaaatataacattaaatataatataatatatactttatataacaaatataacattaaatatgaTACATAATATTTGACctgataaatataatataaaatataatatatattttatataacaaATCTAACATTAAATATGATGCATAATATTTGACCTAACAAATATAAcagtaaatatgatatataatatttgaccttataaatatgatatataatatttgaCCTTATAAATATAaccataaatatgatatataatatttgaCCTTATAAATATAaccataaatatgatatataatatttgaccttataaataataaccataaatatgatatataatatttgaCCTTATAAATATAaccataaatatgatatataatatttgaCCTAATAAATCAAAATTAAATATGATACATAATTTTTGACCTAATAAATCAACAGTAAATCTGCCGTGTCATGGCGTGTGGACCTTGAAGACGCGCGGCGACACCGAGTCCTGCCTCCCTGACCACATCTGCTTGGTGATGTCGGCGTAGGACTCGGCGATCTCGCCCTTCATGCCCAGAGGGTTGGAGAAGTTCAGCTCCTCCAGGTACCAGCTCTGCAGGAAGTACTCCGTCAGGGGGGGGGTGTTGCTGAGGcactgtggggggaggggggggggggggggggacatgactCAGCACTTCATGCAGGGCCGATAACCACAAACTATGTTTCTAATTTATGACGTTgtgaagagagtgtgtgtgtgtgaatgtgtgaatgtgtgtctgagtgtctgagtgagtgtgtgtgtgagtgtgtgtgtgtgtgtgcgtgtgtttgtcccACCTGCAGAGCAGAGTTCATGAAGCAGGTGTTTCCCAGGTTGATGAGGCCACATACTCCGGGTTGTCCTCGATATGAGTCATGGTCCTCCTCAGAGTTCCTCCTGGAGGACCATGAACGCACCACGAGGACGTTATCATTCACCGTGTGGGAGGAGacggatgaggaggaggagatggaagaggtgacagaagaggaggagaacaaacaTAAACACCAATTATAATAGTATGAAAAGATTAGGGTAGGTTAAGGGAAGCCATGTGGACGTAAGCTAGTAATTTAGTGAAGGTAAGCTacgtgatttggaagttaggtgtctttacatattaggccacaccccgtAGATGTTCCTTGGTCCATATTGTCTGAatgcaatgagatatcaacaatcttttcAAAGATCTTTGATGACATTGAACCGATAATGAAGCACGACACGTTTTGTATGAATCGGTTACAGCGTTTAGGAGGAGTtggaaataatgtgtttttgaccaaattcaaaatggcggaaaatctaagtaggcggagcttaggggtctcaTTGGCTTTTtcgtagagcaggtccaagcggacATGGATTCCAAacttcaagtcaatcggtcattgggGGCAAAAAACCATGgccgtttaaaaaagaaagaaagaaagttctCGGGGCGCTATCGAGacatttctttatgaataaatacgAAAACTACACAATCTAAAGAAATATCCCCAGTCTGGATAAACATGTGACATTTCACTTGGTTTGCGGCCAGACCACGATTgtttggagagaagaagaagaaaaaaaacaattcctTGAAAAACAATCGGTTCCTCTACGGCGAAGTCGCCACGAGGAACCGAACGAGTCTTCTTACATGATCTGAGGTCTGGAGCTCGGCCAGGTGCCGTCAGGGCTCCTCGTCTCCATGATCACCGTctgtgacgcacacacacgcacacacacacacgcacgcacacgcacacatgcacacacacacgcacacacacacagttatctgGGACCAGGTGCTCTGCGTTCCATCACGTGAGCTCTCACCATGGCGGAGCTCAGGCAGGCCTCCAACAGGCTCACGCTCACGTTCCTGAGACGCTCACAGCTGCTGTCTGAGCTCTTCAGCCAGAGGCGGCACTCAGATCCCGGAGGCACCGTGAAGGCATCGCACATCGCCCTCTGGATGGAGTCTACACAACGTAAACACATCTCTTCTTCATTAGTGTTAATAAAGGGTCATCATGAGTtcagacatcccataattaaTCTCTTATATCTATTTATGTGAAAACAACCAGATTCATTCTAGTTTACCACCAACACTACATTTGACTAGATTACACCTGAAGGcatcatgagaacattatcatttaccttcagccagtccccatgttcactgagcagagcctgaaggcatcatgagaacgttgtcattaccttcagccagtactcatgttcactgagcagagcctgaaggcatcatgagaacattatcattaccttcagtacccatgttcactgagcagagcctgaacgcatcatgagaacattatcattaccttcagtcagtactcatgttcactgagcagagcctgaacgcatcacgagaacgttatcattaccttcagtacccatgttcactgagcagagcctgaaggcatcatgagaacgttatcattaccttcagccagtactcatgttcactcacGTATGCTGTCGGTGTGGCTGAACAGGGCCGTGATGACGTTCTCCATGTTGCTATGGAGACAGAGGAAGATCTCGACAGGGTAGACCTCCACCTTCAGAGTGCTGGGAAGGTccaccacctgacacacacacacacacacacacacacacaaacacacagtcagacTGAGGCCAGGACTCGTAGGTCCTGATTGGCTGCCGGGTGTGGGAGGCGTCACCTTGCGCTCCAGCGCCGGCTGCCCGTCCAGCGCCCCGTACCAGGCCAGCAGGCGCCGCCACGCCTCCGCCGGGACCAGCACAAAGTCCTCGTTCTCCACCAGGCGCTCCTTCAGGTGGAACGACTCCAGATCTGACCAACAATAAACACGGAGAAGAAACGGCTCAATATGACTTATTCAATGTACGTGAGGCTGTTATCGTCACGTATGACACACACGTCCTACGTTCACTCTCTCTTGTATTTTActtgatttattgactttattGCTGTTGTTTTAATTTGCCGTCCGTTTTCTTTCTTTAcagttagtttgttttttcatatctgatgtttttattattctgtTCAAGTCAGAATCAAGGAGCAGAACTACACATTTACCAACATCATCCAATCACAAAGCAGTGTTTTCATTCATAGAGATTCT
The genomic region above belongs to Pseudoliparis swirei isolate HS2019 ecotype Mariana Trench chromosome 9, NWPU_hadal_v1, whole genome shotgun sequence and contains:
- the usp11 gene encoding LOW QUALITY PROTEIN: ubiquitin carboxyl-terminal hydrolase 11 (The sequence of the model RefSeq protein was modified relative to this genomic sequence to represent the inferred CDS: substituted 1 base at 1 genomic stop codon); its protein translation is MSGWSTVMTANSRGSAAEPPGLETQRREIESLLRECELRVGDGWYVIERRWYEQWKKFVEDGDQNSSSFPGQIDNTELFEDLESFHLKERLVENEDFVLVPAEAWRRLLAWYGALDGQPALERKVVDLPSTLKVEVYPVEIFLCLHSNMENVITALFSHTDSIHSIQRAMCDAFTVPPGSECRLWLKSSDSSCERLRNVSVSLLEACLSSAMTVIMETRSPDGTWPSSRPQIMRNSEEDHDSYRGQPGVCGLINLGNTCFMNSALQCLSNTPPLTEYFLQSWYLEELNFSNPLGMKGEIAESYADITKQMWSGRQDSVSPRVFKTKVGHFASQFLGYQQHDSQELLSFLLDGLHEDLNRVKNKEYIELRDAEGRPDQEVADEAWRNHRRRNDSVIVDTFHGLFKSTLVCPECLKVSVTFDPFCYLSVPLPVSKERVMEVFFVSLDPHAKPAQHRVVVPKAGSVADLCSALSEMTNVPPSQMVVADVFNHRFYKIFSCDESLSCILDRDDIFVYELSGRQQQQEEQQQQQEEEVQEEQQVLLALYLRERSHYRDYGSGSTSYGTSLFGHPLPXGREARRRALPDVLVCVCRRYVRPPDPSEELEEEEEEEEEELYKTNGLSDEEDGPSQPGCGNVAANSQSDEATTAEPRPAVTHTQPSLDNSDMEPLCGAGGGATHPNADPPVEQPPQRETGEGEGEGEGEGEGEGEGEDKEAKRKACRRRRRSLFTIHAVNSNGTTERGTGEGEGGNAVSFSSQRYVAIDWDPEMKKRFYNDHEAEKYMKHGSMEVPQQQTTVQLQESIKLFTTMETLEEENPWYCPQCKKHQLATKKLDLWSLPEVLIIHLKRFCYTKFTREKLESTVEFPLRDLDFSGFLLRKLSNGEPPSRYDLIAVSNHYGGLRDGHYTSYARNKDSGQWFYFDDSKVTYAREDQIMTNAAYVLFYHRQDKVRPPLDDITSSRDPSASPSVTTETIDIS